Part of the Ferrimicrobium sp. genome, CCTCGGCGACGGATCGCACGACAAAAAGCAACCTCCAGGCGTAGGCCAACTCAGCAACTACGACGAGCAATGGCCACAGGATGACAATCGAGAACACGAACCCAGCTCGGGTTGTTATTGTCGATCGACGATGGACCGGAGCCGTTGAAACGAACCCAAAGGATCATTGCCAACCGGAGTGACCATCAAGGTCGTAACACCTGCGCTGGCGAATGCTCGGACTCGCTCAGCAACAAAACCTTCGTCCCCAACGAGGTTCAACCGCTCCAACAAGTCGTTTGGCAACAAGGCAGCAGCCTTGTCACGCTCCCCACGAAGATAATGGTCCTGCACCTGTTCGGCGAGATCACCATATCCATAGCGGTGGAACAGGTCGTTGTAGAAGTTCTTCGTCTTGGCACCCATGCCACCGACGTAAAGGGCAACCTGCGGGCGCGTCAATTCCAGCAAACCAGAGACGTCCTTGCCGATCGCGACCAACCCGCCGGCCACCACGTCAAGCTCACCAAGCGAGGAATCGCGTTCCGACCGTCCCTTCGCGAGCGATGCGCCCCAGACGTTCTCGGCCTCCTCGGGGAGATAGAAGATTGGGAGCCACCCTTCGGCGAGCTCGGCTGCCAACGCTACGTTGCTGGGTCCTATTGCGGCAAGATAGATCGGTACCCGCTCCCTTAACGGCTGCGTGATCAGCTTTAATGCCTTGCCGAGTCCA contains:
- a CDS encoding LLM class F420-dependent oxidoreductase, with translation MKLAMQINYAGNILETVEQVVTYEAAGLDIVFVAEAYGFDAVSILGYLAAKTSRVELGPGILPIYSRTPALIAQTATGLDYVSNGRAVLGLGASGPQVIEGWHGVAYDRPLARTRELIEICRRVWRRERLESQGLYQIPLAGGTGLGKALKLITQPLRERVPIYLAAIGPSNVALAAELAEGWLPIFYLPEEAENVWGASLAKGRSERDSSLGELDVVAGGLVAIGKDVSGLLELTRPQVALYVGGMGAKTKNFYNDLFHRYGYGDLAEQVQDHYLRGERDKAAALLPNDLLERLNLVGDEGFVAERVRAFASAGVTTLMVTPVGNDPLGSFQRLRSIVDRQ